The Desulfovibrio sp. DNA window TTCCACCGTGGGCACGGTGACGGAGATTTACGACTTTTTGCGCGTGTTTTTTGCCAGGCTTGGCCGCATGTACTGCCCCCAGTGCGGACGCCCCATTGAGGCGCGCGCTGCGGACGAAATCATTTCAGATATTCTGGCCCTGCCGCAGGGCACCAAGTTTATGGTGCTGGCTCCGCTGGTCGAGATGCAAAAAGGCACCCATCAGGACAAGTTCAAAAAGCTCAAGGCCGAGGGCTTTGCCCGCGTGCGGGTCAACGGCGTTTTTTGCACTCTGGATGACGTGCCCGTTCTGGACAAAAACAAAAAGCACAGCATTGACCTTGTGGTGGACCGCCTGGTGAACAAGGACGGCATCCGGGGCCGCCTGGCCGACTCTGTGGAACTGGCCCTGCGCTATGGCGAGGGCCGCCTTGTGGTGCATTTGCCCGACAAGGCGGCTGCGGGTGAAGAGGCCGACACCACGCACTCCACCTCCTCTGTCTGCACGCACTGCCGCATTTCCCTGCCTGCGCCAAGCCCGCAGCTTTTCTCCTTCAACGGGCCGCAGGGAGCCTGCCCGCGCTGCGTGGGCCTTGGCGGTGTGGACTACTTTGAGCCACGGCTCGTTGCGCCCAATATGGGGCTTTCTCTCAATACGGGCGTACTGTTGCCCTGGGCCACGGGCAAGATGTTCAGTCGCTATGAAGACGCGCTCAAAGCTCTGGGCAAGCGCTTCAAGTTCACCTTGTCCACGCCGCTGGAAGATTTTTCTGAAGACGCCCTGGCCGCGCTTTTTTACGGCGAGGACGAAAAGGGCCGTCCCGCGCGCTCGTCCCTGGGTCTGCGTCGCAACTGGATGGGCGGCAACGTGGCTCTTGGGGCCGGGGGCGACTACCAGAGCGAACACTTCACCGCCGCCAGAAGCATGGGCGACGTGAGCGTCAATGACAAGCGCTGGCCCGGCGTCATCCCCCTGCTGGAAAGCGGCATGCAGTACGGCGATGCCTGGCGCGAGGCCCTTTCGCGCTATCGGCAGACCATGGACTGCCCCGACTGCAAGGGCGCACGGCTCAATCCCAACGCGCTTTCGGTGCGCGTGGACGACCTCAATATCGCGGCCTTCTGCAACCTTTCGGTGGAGCGCGCCCTGGAGTGGCTGGAAAAGCGCGAGTTTTCGGGCCGTCATGTGGTCATAGCCGAGCCGCTCATGAAGGAGCTGACGCACCGTCTGTCCTTCATGCGCAGCGTGGGGCTGGAATACCTGTCCCTTGGGCGCTCCATGTCCACCTTGTCCGGCGGCGAGGCCCAGCGCATCAGGCTGGCAAGCCAGCTTGGCTCCGGCCTTGTGGGCGTGACCTATGTGCTGGACGAGCCTTCCATCGGGCTGCACCCGCGCGACAACGAGCGGCTCCTGGGCACGCTGCGCTCCCTTCAGGCGCGGGGCAACACAGTGCTGGTGGTGGAGCACGACGAGGCCACCATCTGCGAGGCCGATACGGTCATCGAGCTTGGCCCCGGCTCGGGCGCGCACGGCGGCGACATCATGTTTCAGGGCAGCGTGGACGATCTGCTTGCAAAGGCCGATACGCTCACGGCCCGCTATCTGCGCGGGGACGACACCATTGCCCTGCCCGACGCCCGGCGTGACCCGCAGGGCTGGCTTGTGCTGCACAACGTGACCACCAACAATCTGCGCAATGTGGAATGCCGCATCCCCCTCGGCGTGCTGACCTGCGTGACCGGGGTTTCCGGCTCCGGCAAAAGCTCGCTGGTGGTGGACACGCTGTACAAACACCTGGCCCTGAACCTGGGGCTGCGGGTGGATCAGCCCGGCACCATCGGCGGTCTGGTCTACGAAGACGGCGCTGCCCCCATTGAGCGCATCGTGGCCATTGACCAGACGCCCATCGGGCGCACCCCGCGCTCCAATCCGGCCACCTATACCAAGATATTCGACGAGATACGCAATATCTTCGCCATGACGCAGGACGCCCGCAAACGCGGCTACAAGCCGGGGCGCTTCAGCTTCAACGTGCGCGGGGGCCGGTGCGAAGCCTGCGGCGGCGACGGGCAGATTCGGGTGGAAATGCATTTTCTGCCGGACGTTTACGTCACCTGCGACGTGTGCAAGGGCAAGCGCTACAACCATGAAACCCTTGAAGTGCGCTACAAGGGGCTGAACATCGCCGAGGTGCTCAACCTTACCGTGAGCCAGGCCAGGGATCTGTTTCAGAACTATCCCGCACTGGAGCGCCGCCTTGCCGTGCTGGAAGAGGTCGGCCTGGAATACCTGCGGCTTGGGCAGCCCGCCACCACGCTTTCGGGCGGCGAGGCGCAGCGCATCAAGATCTCGCGTGAACTGGGCAAGCGCTCGCTGCCGGGCACCATGTATATTCTGGACGAGCCCACCACGGGCCTCCACATGCACGAGGTGGGCAAGCTCATCAAGGTGCTGCACGCACTGGTGGACAGGGGAGCCAGCGTGGTGGTCATTGAACACAATACAGACATGATCCTCGCCTCTGACCACGTGCTGGATATGGGGCCGGGCGGCGGTGAAAACGGTGGCCTCATCGTTTCTGCCGGAACGCCGGAGGCCATCGTGGCTGACCCCAATTCCGTTACCGGGCGCTTTCTCATGCAGGAACGTCTGGACAGGATCAAGAGGCGCTCGTGACGACACGCTCTGGAGCGGAGAGTCTTTGGAATGCTTTGTGGGAGGAGAGACTTTGTGGGGGAGGGACCCTTTTGAAAAAGGGTCTCCTCCCCCACGCCCCCACCCCCTAAAACTTTTATTGTTGTGTGGTACAAAGAGTTTTTTGTTCTGGAACGAGGGGTTACATGCTCTGATGCTGCGCGGAAGTGCAGCGCGCCGCAACGTGGTGTAGATGACAGCATTGAAATGTGACGCATTTCTGTGCTAATCTGATTCGGATACACAGGCTTTCAGGCGTCACGCCATCGCTCAGGGCAGCCAGTCGTTCCTGGGGTATAGTTATCGGGCCGTCGGCCAACACAGTCGGCAGGCGTACGCTGTTCCCCCCCCCCGCATCCGTGCTTGTCAGCAAAAAGAAACCACCCGCAAATTTGCGGGTGGTTTCGGTTTAGAAGGTAAGCAAAAGGAGGAGGAACGGAGACTGTGGGGGTGAGAAATTAGAGAGGGCAGGGAAGCACTGATTAAAGAGCCTTCTGGAAACGCGCAGTTGTTTCGTTTGGCAAGGCGCGATCTTTTTTGAAGCAGGAGTGTACTCTTCCGTCCCCGACTTTTTCAAAAAAAGTGAAGCAACACAGCCAAACGAAATAAATCAGTTTTTCCCTGGACAGTGTTGTCACGAGATGAATTTTCAGTCATATCAAGAAGAACAAGCCTTTTATGAAGGGAGTGTACTCTGATGGTACTCGACCGGAATAAAAGGCGAAGTTCGACGAAGAGATGCCTGAAAAGGCGCTCGTGACTACACTGTCTAGAGCTTGCCCACCAGATCCAGACCAGGCTTCAGGGTGGCCTTGCCGGGCTTCCAGCGGGCGGGGCACACCTGGTCGCCGTGTTCGGCCACAAACTGGGCGGCCTCAAGCTTGCGCATCAGTTCCTCGGCATTGCGGCCGATGCCAAGGTCATGCACTTCATACGCCTTGATGACGCCTTCGGGGTTCACAATAAAGCTGCCCCGCAGCGCCTGGCCGGCGTCTTCAATGAGCACGTTGAAAGAACGCGCCAGCGTGCCCGCGCAGTCGGCCAGCATGGGGTACTTGACCTTGGCGATGTTGGGTGAAGCATCTGCCCAGGCTTTATGCACAAAGGCGCTGTCGCAGGAAACAGAATAAATTTCGCAATGGAGTTTCTTGAAGTCGTCGTACATTTCTGCCAGGTCTTCAAGCTCTGTGGGGCACACAAAGGTAAAGTCCGCCGGGTAGAAAAAGAAGACAGACCAGTGCCCCAGCAAATCAAGGTCGCAGACGGTTTTAAGTTCGCCAGCCTGGTATGCCTGAACTGAGAAGGGTTCCACTTTTTTGTTGATCAGATTGGACATGATGCTTTCCTTATTTTGGCGGACGGCAGCGTCGTCCGGAAGCAAGTGGGGAAGTTCTTTTTGAAAACAGTATTCAATCTTATTAGCGCTGTCAAGAAAATACAAAAGTTTCTTGAAAGGCTGGATATGAATTACGTGTAGCAGAGTACAGCCCGTTCTCAAATATGGGAATGTACCTTCCACCCTTGGTAAGCTCTCCCTGCTGTGGGGGCAAAGTGGTCGCGTTTATGGAGTTTTCAGGATATCCGCCCCGAACAGCCATGTGTAATCCATTGCTTTTTGCCCAAAAGTGCGTCACAAATAACACTGTAGCCTGAGTGAAAAAGCGGTTCCGCCAAAAAACAGAGCCTGTTTTACGTGGCGCGAACCGAGAAAATATTTTAGTGTGGATTCGGGGGTAGGCAAATTATGACAGCAAAACAGCGTGACGCCTGCCTGGCGGACTTTCTGGAGTTCATGAACCGCAAGGGCCTGAACACCACCTCGCAACGGCGCATTATTGCCGAAGCTTTTTTTGAGCTGCCGGGCCACCATTCGCTTGAAGAATTTTATCAGCATATCCTGCAACGTGATCCTGGTATCGGGCAAACCACGGTATACCGGACGCTGAAACTGCTCTGTGATGCCGGAATGGCTATGGAAATCCACTTCAGCGACGGCATCACCCGTTATGAAGTGGCCAGGCCCGACAGCCATCACGACCACCTGGTGTGCCTGCAGTGCGGAAAAATTGTGGAGATATGCGACCCGCGCATTGAAAAACTGCAGCGCGAACTGGCTGAAAAATATGGATTCAAGCTGCGGGGGCACGTGCATAATCTTTATGGACTGTGCGAAGCCTGCCGGGCCGAAGCTGCCCAAAAAGACAGCTAGAGCAGTTGTACTTTGAAATTGCTCTGACGACTGCAAGGGCAGCGCCCGCCGCCAGGGTGCAGGCGCAATCGCAGTCGCAGTCACAGTCGCAGTCGCAGTCGTGCCACAGGGCTTACGGCGGTGTTTTACTGTCTTTTAGCGCAGTTGCCTTGAAAAAAGGTTAGATGCGCTCACGCCATATGCGCGGCAGCGCCCGCAACAGGCGTCATGCTGCTGAATATGCGGTTTTCGGCAGAATGAACCCTTGGAAATGCAAAGTACTTCAAAAGTACTCTGGCCCGGTCAGACTCCTCCCGTCTTTCACCTGCCCTTCCCTTAAATACACATGAAGGGTAAGGCGATTATCCTCAAAAGTGCATGCAATTCCGGTTAGGTATGAAAACGTAACCGCATCTTGCCTAACGAACTTGACATTCATTTTCGTCAGGCGCAGTATCCATTCATGAGGTGATTTACATGGACGCACAATTGATTGTCGTGGCGCTTTGTATTGCGGGTGCGGCATTTTTTGTTATTCGCCGCATGGTAAGGGCGGTAAATAAAGGGCAGTGCGGTTGCGGTTGCGATGGCTGCGGCAGTCCCGGCAAACCCAAGGATATGGCCTGCTGCTCGTCTAAAACTACGGAGTCGGCCGCAGAAGCTCAACGGTTGGAAGCCAACCGTATTGACCCGGTTCATCGGAAGGATGTGTAAA harbors:
- the uvrA gene encoding excinuclease ABC subunit UvrA; its protein translation is MNTSTKKPCIHIEKARQHNLKDISLDIPRDELVVICGPSGSGKSTLAFDIVYAEGQRRYVESLSAYARQFLPQMDKPDVEKIEGLSPAISLEQQSVSRNPRSTVGTVTEIYDFLRVFFARLGRMYCPQCGRPIEARAADEIISDILALPQGTKFMVLAPLVEMQKGTHQDKFKKLKAEGFARVRVNGVFCTLDDVPVLDKNKKHSIDLVVDRLVNKDGIRGRLADSVELALRYGEGRLVVHLPDKAAAGEEADTTHSTSSVCTHCRISLPAPSPQLFSFNGPQGACPRCVGLGGVDYFEPRLVAPNMGLSLNTGVLLPWATGKMFSRYEDALKALGKRFKFTLSTPLEDFSEDALAALFYGEDEKGRPARSSLGLRRNWMGGNVALGAGGDYQSEHFTAARSMGDVSVNDKRWPGVIPLLESGMQYGDAWREALSRYRQTMDCPDCKGARLNPNALSVRVDDLNIAAFCNLSVERALEWLEKREFSGRHVVIAEPLMKELTHRLSFMRSVGLEYLSLGRSMSTLSGGEAQRIRLASQLGSGLVGVTYVLDEPSIGLHPRDNERLLGTLRSLQARGNTVLVVEHDEATICEADTVIELGPGSGAHGGDIMFQGSVDDLLAKADTLTARYLRGDDTIALPDARRDPQGWLVLHNVTTNNLRNVECRIPLGVLTCVTGVSGSGKSSLVVDTLYKHLALNLGLRVDQPGTIGGLVYEDGAAPIERIVAIDQTPIGRTPRSNPATYTKIFDEIRNIFAMTQDARKRGYKPGRFSFNVRGGRCEACGGDGQIRVEMHFLPDVYVTCDVCKGKRYNHETLEVRYKGLNIAEVLNLTVSQARDLFQNYPALERRLAVLEEVGLEYLRLGQPATTLSGGEAQRIKISRELGKRSLPGTMYILDEPTTGLHMHEVGKLIKVLHALVDRGASVVVIEHNTDMILASDHVLDMGPGGGENGGLIVSAGTPEAIVADPNSVTGRFLMQERLDRIKRRS
- the ahpC gene encoding alkyl hydroperoxide reductase subunit C, which encodes MSNLINKKVEPFSVQAYQAGELKTVCDLDLLGHWSVFFFYPADFTFVCPTELEDLAEMYDDFKKLHCEIYSVSCDSAFVHKAWADASPNIAKVKYPMLADCAGTLARSFNVLIEDAGQALRGSFIVNPEGVIKAYEVHDLGIGRNAEELMRKLEAAQFVAEHGDQVCPARWKPGKATLKPGLDLVGKL
- a CDS encoding transcriptional repressor; the encoded protein is MTAKQRDACLADFLEFMNRKGLNTTSQRRIIAEAFFELPGHHSLEEFYQHILQRDPGIGQTTVYRTLKLLCDAGMAMEIHFSDGITRYEVARPDSHHDHLVCLQCGKIVEICDPRIEKLQRELAEKYGFKLRGHVHNLYGLCEACRAEAAQKDS
- a CDS encoding FeoB-associated Cys-rich membrane protein, which encodes MDAQLIVVALCIAGAAFFVIRRMVRAVNKGQCGCGCDGCGSPGKPKDMACCSSKTTESAAEAQRLEANRIDPVHRKDV